From Halanaeroarchaeum sulfurireducens, a single genomic window includes:
- the rnhB gene encoding ribonuclease HII codes for MRFGVDEAGKGPVLGSMFAAAVSADPEAIPGGVADSKRLTAARREELAAALREDPDVRVGITEIPPQMIDDPETDMNTLTVRAHAEALSQIVADGIAGLLDAGDTDEARFAARVRRRIDADVHLDAEHGADDSDDLVAAASVVAKVERDAHVEALAASYGADLGSGYPSDETTIRFLTDFIAEEGELPDCARSSWSTSQRLLAEAEQSGLDQF; via the coding sequence ATGCGATTTGGGGTCGACGAAGCGGGAAAGGGGCCAGTTCTCGGATCGATGTTCGCGGCGGCAGTCAGCGCCGACCCCGAAGCCATCCCCGGCGGCGTCGCCGACTCGAAGCGGCTCACCGCCGCCCGCCGCGAGGAACTGGCCGCGGCGCTTCGGGAGGATCCCGACGTGCGCGTTGGGATCACGGAGATTCCGCCCCAGATGATCGACGATCCCGAGACGGACATGAACACGCTGACGGTGCGCGCTCACGCCGAGGCGCTCTCCCAGATTGTGGCGGATGGGATCGCTGGGCTGCTCGATGCCGGCGACACGGACGAAGCGCGCTTTGCCGCCCGCGTTCGACGGCGGATCGACGCGGACGTTCACCTGGACGCCGAACACGGAGCGGACGACAGCGACGACCTCGTCGCGGCGGCGAGCGTCGTCGCGAAGGTCGAACGCGACGCACACGTCGAGGCCCTCGCGGCGTCGTACGGCGCCGACCTCGGCAGTGGCTATCCGAGCGACGAGACCACGATCCGCTTTCTCACTGACTTCATCGCCGAGGAGGGGGAGCTCCCCGACTGCGCGCGGTCGTCCTGGTCGACCAGCCAGCGACTCCTCGCGGA
- a CDS encoding tRNA pseudouridine(54/55) synthase Pus10 yields the protein MNLLDDARAVISEGPICDACLGRPFADRSFGLANGERGRALRVAVAMADDEPYDPPEEQCWVCEGLCEEFDDWADRVVKAIGDVEFETYQVGTRPPPLVEENEAMLRDLTGLSEDAGEPFKSEFNREVGKRVGRETGAEVDFTRPDVQATIDIEADAVDVHVNSAFVYGRYRKLERGIPQTEWPCRECGGSGERAGEPCLYCDGTGYQYPESVEQLTTPPVVEGMDGESATFHGAGREDIDARMLGTGRPFVIEVEAPRRRWPDVAALEEAINDFADGTVEVEGVRLATYEMVERVKSHDASKTYRAEVEFDAPVEQAALDEAMAALEGETIEQSTPERVDHRRASKVRERTVYEADATLSDETHATVEIHGEGGLYIKELISSDAGRTEPSLAGLLGVDTIVTHLDVLVVEGESEPFEAEDFFRD from the coding sequence ATGAACCTGCTGGACGATGCGCGCGCCGTCATCAGTGAGGGGCCGATCTGTGACGCCTGTCTGGGACGGCCCTTCGCAGACCGGAGTTTCGGCCTGGCGAACGGCGAGCGTGGTCGTGCGCTTCGCGTCGCGGTCGCGATGGCCGACGACGAGCCCTACGATCCACCGGAGGAGCAGTGCTGGGTCTGCGAGGGGCTCTGCGAGGAGTTCGACGATTGGGCCGACCGAGTGGTCAAAGCCATCGGAGATGTCGAGTTCGAGACCTACCAGGTCGGCACCCGCCCGCCACCGCTCGTCGAGGAGAACGAAGCGATGCTCCGTGACCTGACCGGGCTGTCCGAGGACGCCGGCGAACCGTTCAAATCGGAGTTCAACCGGGAGGTCGGCAAGCGCGTGGGCCGGGAGACGGGCGCCGAAGTCGATTTCACCAGGCCGGACGTCCAGGCCACCATCGATATCGAGGCCGACGCGGTCGACGTCCACGTCAACTCGGCGTTCGTCTACGGCCGGTATCGAAAGCTCGAGCGGGGCATCCCTCAGACGGAGTGGCCCTGCCGGGAATGCGGCGGTTCCGGCGAACGCGCCGGCGAGCCCTGTCTGTACTGCGACGGGACGGGATACCAGTACCCCGAGAGCGTCGAACAGTTGACGACCCCACCCGTCGTCGAGGGGATGGACGGCGAATCGGCGACGTTTCACGGGGCAGGTCGCGAGGATATCGACGCCCGAATGCTGGGAACGGGCCGCCCCTTCGTCATCGAGGTTGAAGCACCCAGACGGCGGTGGCCGGACGTGGCTGCACTGGAGGAAGCTATCAACGATTTCGCCGATGGGACCGTCGAGGTCGAAGGGGTGCGCCTGGCGACCTACGAGATGGTCGAACGGGTGAAGTCCCACGATGCGTCGAAGACATACCGCGCCGAGGTCGAGTTCGATGCGCCTGTCGAGCAGGCCGCCCTCGACGAGGCGATGGCGGCACTCGAGGGCGAAACGATCGAACAGTCGACGCCCGAGCGCGTGGATCACCGGCGCGCGAGTAAAGTCCGCGAGCGCACTGTCTACGAGGCCGACGCGACGCTGTCTGACGAGACCCACGCGACGGTCGAGATCCACGGGGAGGGCGGCCTCTACATCAAGGAGCTGATCAGTAGCGACGCCGGCCGGACGGAGCCGAGTCTCGCCGGCCTCCTCGGTGTCGACACCATAGTCACCCACCTGGACGTACTCGTCGTCGAGGGTGAGTCCGAACCGTTCGAGGCCGAAGACTTCTTCCGAGACTGA
- a CDS encoding DUF7544 domain-containing protein translates to MALHAVDDLTDAFDATRSFLWPFEFGKWVRLAVLSLFVAGGSGGGGMSPGNASQYAPADGGAPGAMPGPGMDIAQFLDATLWAVVAIAVVLVGLGLFFAWLAAVFEFAFLESIRTDAVQLRRYVRRFRGEGTHLFGFRLLFGLAIALVVGAVALLVIGPTLMGLSQAPLLLALPLIPVVLIVLVLASVAYLFTTAFVAPIMLFENRGVISGWRRFWGVLRENWLQFGVFVILGLLVMAAIGILVGIAVALLGIAIAIPFAILFFGLVTLGPPSFTGIALVVLGIPFALLMLGVVAFVQVPVQTFLRYWALLVLGDVEPDLDLIPDQRSAVRE, encoded by the coding sequence ATGGCCCTCCACGCAGTCGACGATCTCACCGACGCGTTCGACGCGACCCGATCGTTCCTCTGGCCGTTCGAGTTCGGAAAGTGGGTCCGCCTTGCCGTCCTCTCGCTGTTCGTCGCCGGGGGGAGCGGTGGCGGCGGGATGTCCCCGGGCAACGCATCGCAGTACGCTCCCGCGGACGGTGGCGCTCCCGGCGCAATGCCGGGTCCGGGCATGGACATCGCTCAGTTCCTCGACGCGACCCTCTGGGCCGTCGTTGCGATCGCCGTGGTTCTCGTCGGTCTGGGACTGTTCTTCGCCTGGCTGGCGGCCGTCTTCGAGTTTGCCTTCCTCGAATCGATCCGGACCGATGCCGTTCAGCTTCGCAGGTACGTCCGACGGTTCCGTGGCGAAGGGACCCACCTCTTCGGCTTTCGCCTCCTCTTCGGTCTCGCCATCGCGCTGGTCGTTGGCGCCGTCGCCCTTCTGGTCATTGGCCCCACCCTCATGGGCCTGAGTCAGGCCCCACTCCTACTGGCCCTCCCGCTGATCCCCGTCGTCCTGATCGTCCTCGTCCTCGCTAGCGTCGCCTACCTGTTCACGACCGCCTTCGTCGCGCCGATCATGCTCTTCGAGAACCGGGGCGTGATTTCCGGATGGCGGCGATTCTGGGGCGTCCTCAGGGAGAACTGGCTGCAGTTCGGTGTGTTCGTCATCCTTGGGTTGCTCGTGATGGCCGCCATCGGCATCCTGGTCGGCATCGCCGTTGCCCTTCTCGGCATCGCGATCGCCATTCCCTTTGCCATCCTCTTCTTCGGGCTGGTGACGCTCGGACCCCCCTCGTTCACCGGGATTGCCCTCGTGGTCCTCGGAATCCCCTTTGCCCTCCTCATGCTCGGCGTGGTCGCGTTCGTCCAGGTGCCCGTCCAGACCTTCCTGCGCTACTGGGCCCTCCTCGTGCTGGGGGACGTCGAGCCCGACCTCGACCTGATTCCCGACCAGCGCTCCGCCGTTCGCGAGTGA
- the trmY gene encoding tRNA (pseudouridine(54)-N(1))-methyltransferase TrmY → MRQFIVLGHDAPTEPDFALDDLAGGAGRLDVLCRAVNSALFLSHDIREDVRIFLVLDDSVTIRIEGSDLRYMNPDERNVASLLRSALEAKTEAIGHQEAESTPGIYVSTRGLEALLETVARDATIIQLHEDGDPVADVEPPENPAFVLSDHQNFTDEERALLEDATDHRVRLGPAVLHADHAITVVHNWLDTAGYQSY, encoded by the coding sequence ATGCGCCAGTTCATCGTCCTCGGGCACGACGCCCCGACCGAACCCGATTTCGCACTCGACGACCTCGCCGGCGGCGCGGGCCGTCTCGACGTCCTATGTCGCGCCGTCAACTCGGCGCTCTTTCTCTCACACGACATTCGCGAGGACGTCCGGATATTCCTGGTGCTCGACGACAGCGTCACGATCCGGATCGAGGGGAGCGACCTCCGCTACATGAACCCCGACGAGCGCAACGTCGCTTCCCTGCTCCGCTCCGCCCTGGAGGCGAAAACCGAGGCCATCGGCCATCAGGAGGCAGAGAGCACTCCCGGCATCTACGTCTCGACCCGTGGGCTCGAGGCGCTGTTGGAAACCGTCGCCCGGGACGCCACGATCATTCAGTTGCACGAGGACGGCGACCCGGTCGCCGACGTCGAACCGCCCGAGAACCCGGCTTTCGTGCTCTCGGATCACCAAAATTTCACCGACGAGGAGCGGGCGCTGCTGGAGGATGCCACAGACCACCGAGTCCGCCTCGGACCGGCGGTGCTGCACGCCGACCACGCGATCACGGTTGTTCACAACTGGCTCGACACTGCCGGCTATCAATCCTATTGA
- a CDS encoding sensor histidine kinase encodes MVSKGDLGTAYFITVGAVLFATIGTGVAVPHAASGYSMHVHSPLPIVTELTIAIVFTGTGLWMRQNDLNDGIAWPIAIWASIGLAVPVLVLVALSLWNPPALGALDWQDIASLNIAFGGMVGILSGTLLGLRSEYERKETLYQRNTVFLRLFRHDIRNSINVVRGHVDLLADGDDRETHSTDIIEEELDHIVRLGEAARILDRLDSMETTETVDLAALVRERVAEVRADARNVTVETDLQPEASVMGSDLLTIAVDNLIANTVDHLNRGATVRITVARSSGRSRAVELTVRDDGPGFPEDELLVHSQADETPLQHSEGIGLWLTRWIVEAHDGEFEIANDPQGGAIVTVRLPAGSTVRESPTGSDRSAN; translated from the coding sequence ATGGTATCGAAGGGGGATCTGGGGACTGCGTATTTCATTACCGTGGGCGCGGTGCTTTTCGCTACTATTGGGACCGGGGTGGCGGTACCACATGCTGCGAGCGGGTACTCGATGCACGTTCACTCGCCGTTGCCGATTGTCACAGAGTTGACGATTGCTATCGTCTTCACTGGAACCGGGCTGTGGATGCGCCAGAACGACCTCAACGATGGGATTGCCTGGCCCATCGCGATCTGGGCGTCGATCGGGCTGGCCGTCCCCGTGCTCGTGCTGGTGGCGCTCTCGCTCTGGAATCCGCCGGCGCTCGGGGCGTTGGACTGGCAGGATATCGCCTCGTTGAACATCGCGTTCGGCGGAATGGTGGGAATCCTGTCGGGAACGCTTCTGGGACTCCGTTCGGAGTACGAGCGCAAGGAGACGCTCTACCAGCGAAATACCGTGTTTCTCCGACTGTTCCGTCACGACATCCGCAATAGTATCAACGTCGTCCGCGGTCACGTCGACCTACTGGCGGACGGGGACGATCGGGAGACCCATTCAACCGACATCATCGAGGAGGAACTCGACCATATCGTTCGCCTGGGCGAAGCGGCGCGCATCCTCGATCGGCTGGACTCGATGGAGACGACCGAGACGGTCGATCTCGCGGCCCTCGTCCGCGAACGGGTCGCGGAGGTCCGAGCGGATGCGCGGAACGTGACCGTCGAGACGGACCTCCAACCGGAGGCGTCCGTGATGGGAAGTGACCTGCTCACCATTGCCGTCGACAACCTGATCGCCAATACGGTCGATCACCTGAATAGGGGTGCGACGGTCAGAATCACCGTCGCGCGATCGTCGGGCCGATCACGGGCCGTGGAACTAACCGTCCGTGACGACGGTCCCGGATTTCCGGAGGACGAACTCCTCGTCCATTCCCAGGCGGACGAAACTCCGTTGCAACACAGCGAGGGGATCGGTCTCTGGCTCACGCGGTGGATCGTGGAGGCTCACGACGGCGAATTCGAGATTGCGAACGATCCCCAGGGTGGTGCCATCGTGACGGTCAGGCTTCCAGCCGGGTCGACTGTCCGTGAGTCACCCACCGGTTCGGATCGATCGGCCAATTAG
- the katG gene encoding catalase/peroxidase HPI: MLGTEQDWWPNQLPLDILDQNASDVDPWDEDFDYAAAFTCLDLEAVKADLEEVMTSSKDWWPADYGHYGPLFIRMAWHSAGTYRTSDGRGGAAGGRQRFAPLNSWPDNANLDKARRLLWPIKQKYGRKLSWADLLVLAGNVAMESMGFETFGFAGGREDAFAPDKSVYWGPESEMEASDRFTDEGHLEVPLGATVMGLIYVNPEGPDGEPDPDASAENIRESFAQMAMNDEETVALIAGGHTFGKVHGAASSEHLGPEPEAAPIEEQGLGWKNEYGEGHGPDTITSGIEGPWTGDPIQWDMGYIDNLLDYEWGAQKGPGGAWQWAPLEEDAKETVPDAHDPSKTVDPMMLTTDIALKRDPDYREILERFQEDPQAFQETFAKAWYKLIHRDMGPPSRFLGPEVPDEEMLWQDPLPHVDHDLIGDEAAATLKARILDSDHSISQLIKTAWASASTYRDSDKRGGANGARIRLEPQKNWEVNEPAELETVLETYRDIQAEFNESRTDDVRVSLADLIVLGGNAAVEEAAADAGYDIAVPFEQGRTDASQEQSDVESFAVLEPDADGFRNYIPGDLERPAEESLVDRADLLDLTPAEMTVLVGGMRVLDANYRGSSLGVFTDRPETLTNDFFETVLDMGLEWEPVSEDREVFELRDRETGAVEWEGSRVDLIFGSHSRLRALAEVYAAEDGEEKFVSDFVDAWHAVMTNDRFDLE, translated from the coding sequence ATGTTGGGGACCGAGCAGGACTGGTGGCCGAACCAGCTGCCCCTCGATATCCTCGACCAGAACGCTAGCGACGTCGATCCCTGGGACGAGGACTTCGATTACGCAGCAGCGTTCACGTGTCTCGACCTCGAGGCCGTCAAGGCGGACCTGGAGGAGGTGATGACGTCCTCGAAGGATTGGTGGCCAGCTGACTACGGACACTACGGTCCCCTGTTCATCCGGATGGCCTGGCACAGCGCCGGCACCTACCGCACGAGTGACGGACGGGGCGGGGCAGCCGGCGGGCGACAGCGCTTCGCACCGCTAAACAGTTGGCCCGACAACGCGAACCTCGATAAGGCACGGCGGCTACTCTGGCCGATCAAGCAGAAGTACGGACGCAAACTCTCCTGGGCCGACTTGCTCGTGCTGGCCGGGAACGTCGCCATGGAATCGATGGGCTTCGAGACCTTTGGGTTCGCCGGGGGTCGTGAAGACGCCTTCGCACCCGACAAGTCAGTGTACTGGGGCCCCGAAAGCGAGATGGAGGCCTCCGACCGCTTCACCGACGAGGGGCACCTCGAGGTGCCACTCGGCGCCACCGTGATGGGGCTCATCTACGTGAACCCCGAGGGACCGGACGGCGAGCCTGACCCGGATGCGTCGGCGGAGAACATTCGAGAGTCGTTCGCCCAGATGGCGATGAACGACGAGGAGACAGTCGCACTCATCGCCGGCGGCCACACGTTCGGCAAAGTCCACGGCGCCGCCTCCAGCGAACACCTTGGTCCCGAGCCCGAGGCGGCCCCCATCGAGGAGCAGGGCCTCGGCTGGAAGAACGAATACGGCGAGGGCCACGGCCCGGATACGATCACGAGCGGCATCGAGGGGCCCTGGACCGGAGATCCGATCCAGTGGGATATGGGCTACATCGACAACCTGCTCGACTACGAGTGGGGCGCCCAGAAGGGGCCCGGCGGTGCGTGGCAGTGGGCCCCCCTCGAGGAGGATGCCAAGGAAACCGTTCCCGATGCCCACGATCCGTCGAAAACCGTCGATCCCATGATGCTGACGACGGACATCGCGCTCAAACGCGATCCGGACTACCGAGAGATTCTCGAACGATTCCAGGAGGACCCACAGGCATTCCAGGAGACCTTCGCAAAGGCCTGGTACAAGCTGATCCATCGCGACATGGGCCCGCCCTCCCGGTTCCTCGGGCCCGAGGTCCCCGACGAAGAGATGCTGTGGCAGGATCCCCTCCCCCACGTCGATCACGACCTGATCGGGGACGAAGCGGCCGCGACGCTCAAGGCCAGAATCCTCGATTCGGACCATTCCATCTCGCAGTTGATCAAGACCGCCTGGGCGTCGGCGTCGACGTACCGCGACAGCGACAAGCGCGGTGGCGCCAACGGAGCCCGGATCCGGCTCGAACCGCAGAAGAACTGGGAGGTGAACGAACCGGCCGAACTGGAGACGGTACTGGAGACCTACAGAGACATTCAGGCGGAGTTCAACGAGTCGCGGACCGACGACGTGCGCGTTTCGCTCGCCGACCTCATCGTTCTCGGCGGTAACGCAGCCGTCGAGGAGGCGGCGGCAGACGCGGGCTACGACATCGCGGTCCCCTTCGAACAGGGCCGGACGGATGCCTCCCAGGAACAGTCCGACGTCGAGTCCTTCGCCGTACTCGAACCTGACGCAGACGGGTTCCGAAACTACATCCCCGGAGACCTCGAACGCCCCGCCGAGGAGTCGCTTGTGGACAGGGCCGACCTGCTGGACCTGACGCCCGCCGAAATGACCGTCCTCGTCGGCGGGATGCGCGTCCTCGACGCGAACTACCGTGGATCCAGCCTCGGTGTCTTCACCGACCGACCCGAAACGTTGACCAACGACTTCTTCGAGACCGTCCTCGACATGGGCCTGGAATGGGAACCGGTCAGCGAGGACCGCGAAGTCTTCGAGCTTCGCGACCGCGAAACGGGAGCGGTCGAGTGGGAGGGGTCCCGCGTGGACCTCATCTTCGGATCCCATTCCCGACTTCGCGCCCTGGCGGAAGTCTACGCCGCCGAGGACGGTGAGGAAAAATTCGTCAGTGACTTCGTGGACGCCTGGCACGCGGTGATGACGAACGATAGATTCGACCTCGAGTGA
- a CDS encoding site-2 protease family protein encodes MSAPSPEDRPAPETLSSVFHVYEVRERGERLLYFGEPLANQQRIMEAVWPAFREAGYEVHLTRQTGEFVLVAEPRSVGEDAIPWTNVALFVATVLSTLFVGAQWYYVRDPLSTAIVSAIPFTLAVMGVLGTHELGHYVMSRYHDVDASLPYFIPFPTIVGTMGAVIRMRGQIPDREALFDIGVAGPIAGLLATVVVSAVGLMLPPVAVPEWVLAAQSTVEVEFGYPPLLHAIAWQLDAPLVYDDPTKVINPVVIGGWVGMFITFLNLIPVGQLDGGHILRAMVGPAQERIAPLVPTALFALAGYLFFVRDVGQVVGIWVLWGIMAAIVSAFGSARPIDDSPLDGRRVAIGIVTFVIGALCFTPVPIQIVGP; translated from the coding sequence ATGTCGGCCCCGTCGCCCGAGGACCGTCCCGCTCCCGAAACGCTCTCCTCGGTGTTTCACGTCTACGAGGTCCGCGAACGGGGGGAGCGCCTCCTGTACTTCGGCGAGCCGCTCGCGAACCAACAGCGCATCATGGAGGCCGTCTGGCCCGCGTTTCGCGAGGCCGGGTACGAGGTCCACCTCACCCGACAGACGGGGGAGTTCGTCCTCGTCGCCGAGCCACGGTCCGTGGGCGAGGACGCCATTCCATGGACGAACGTCGCCCTCTTCGTCGCGACCGTCCTCTCGACGCTCTTCGTCGGGGCCCAGTGGTACTACGTCCGCGACCCCCTTTCGACGGCCATCGTCTCGGCGATCCCCTTCACGCTGGCCGTGATGGGCGTCCTCGGCACGCACGAACTGGGCCACTACGTGATGAGTCGGTATCACGACGTGGACGCCTCCCTGCCCTATTTCATTCCGTTCCCCACAATCGTCGGCACCATGGGCGCGGTCATCCGGATGCGAGGACAGATCCCCGATCGGGAGGCCCTCTTCGATATCGGCGTCGCGGGTCCGATCGCGGGCCTGCTCGCCACCGTCGTGGTCTCGGCCGTGGGGCTGATGTTACCTCCGGTGGCGGTTCCGGAGTGGGTCCTCGCCGCACAGTCGACCGTCGAAGTCGAGTTCGGCTACCCGCCGTTGCTCCACGCCATCGCCTGGCAGCTCGACGCGCCCCTCGTGTACGACGACCCGACGAAGGTCATCAACCCGGTCGTCATCGGCGGGTGGGTCGGGATGTTCATCACCTTCCTGAACCTGATCCCCGTGGGGCAACTGGACGGCGGACACATCCTCCGGGCCATGGTCGGACCGGCCCAGGAACGGATCGCGCCGCTGGTCCCGACCGCGCTGTTCGCGCTCGCCGGCTACCTCTTTTTCGTCCGGGACGTGGGCCAGGTCGTCGGTATCTGGGTTCTCTGGGGCATCATGGCCGCGATCGTGTCCGCCTTCGGGTCGGCCCGCCCCATCGACGATTCGCCGCTCGACGGCCGACGCGTCGCGATCGGGATCGTCACGTTCGTCATCGGTGCCCTCTGTTTCACGCCAGTCCCCATCCAGATCGTGGGCCCCTGA
- the thiL gene encoding thiamine-phosphate kinase, producing the protein MDERAALDVVGGLVDAAGDDTAVIGDTMLTIDMLHDETDFPAGTTPYTMGWRSVGASLSDVAAMGAEATATVAVYGAPSFEAGPLEAFVTGASDVSGSVGAEYVGGDLDGHQEVTVATAAIGTTETPILREGASPGEVVCVTGALGRSAAAVRYFEQDDQKQANDLFQFSPRVAAGRALAPKATAMMDSSDGLARSLHQLAEASDVGFAVDRDAIPVDPALVEVAGDQVVHEAMTFGEDFELVCTLPEGVIDSVRSALSIPLSVVGRVIESDAGIHLDGEPIRDEGWTHGRTP; encoded by the coding sequence ATGGACGAACGGGCGGCACTCGACGTCGTCGGCGGGCTGGTCGACGCCGCCGGGGACGACACCGCGGTGATCGGCGACACGATGCTGACCATCGACATGCTCCACGACGAGACCGACTTTCCCGCGGGCACGACCCCCTACACGATGGGGTGGCGCTCGGTGGGGGCGTCCCTCTCGGACGTCGCCGCAATGGGCGCGGAGGCGACCGCCACCGTCGCAGTGTACGGTGCCCCCTCCTTCGAGGCCGGCCCCCTCGAGGCCTTCGTGACCGGGGCCAGCGACGTTTCGGGCTCGGTCGGTGCGGAGTACGTAGGTGGCGACCTGGACGGCCACCAGGAGGTCACCGTCGCGACCGCGGCCATCGGCACGACCGAGACGCCTATTCTCCGCGAGGGCGCGTCCCCGGGCGAGGTCGTCTGTGTCACGGGCGCACTCGGGCGCTCGGCCGCGGCCGTCCGATACTTCGAGCAGGATGACCAGAAGCAAGCCAACGACCTCTTCCAGTTTTCCCCACGGGTCGCGGCCGGCCGGGCCCTCGCTCCGAAGGCGACGGCGATGATGGATTCCAGCGACGGGCTCGCACGGTCGCTCCACCAGCTCGCAGAGGCCAGCGACGTGGGTTTCGCCGTCGACCGCGATGCGATCCCCGTCGATCCGGCGCTCGTCGAGGTGGCCGGGGACCAGGTGGTCCACGAGGCGATGACCTTCGGCGAGGACTTCGAACTGGTCTGTACGCTGCCCGAGGGGGTCATCGACTCGGTGCGGTCGGCACTCTCGATCCCCCTTTCCGTGGTCGGCCGCGTCATCGAGTCCGACGCGGGGATCCACCTCGACGGGGAGCCGATCAGGGACGAGGGATGGACCCACGGCAGGACTCCGTGA
- a CDS encoding 30S ribosomal protein S19e: MVTLYDAPADELIEELSAILAERLEEPEWASYTKTGTDRELPPEQEDFWFRRAASVLRKVAMDGPVGVESLSSAYGDTKRGSNRYQVAPAHKTDASKKIIRTILQQLEEEGLVSQEGSAGRIATPEGRSLLDGTAGDVIEDLGDPALERYV; encoded by the coding sequence ATGGTAACCCTCTATGACGCCCCCGCGGACGAGCTGATCGAGGAGCTCTCCGCGATCCTCGCGGAACGGCTCGAGGAGCCCGAGTGGGCTTCCTACACGAAGACCGGAACGGATCGTGAACTCCCGCCCGAACAGGAGGACTTCTGGTTCCGACGGGCGGCCAGCGTCCTGCGGAAAGTCGCCATGGACGGTCCGGTCGGCGTCGAGTCCCTCTCGTCGGCCTACGGCGACACCAAGCGCGGCAGCAACCGCTATCAGGTCGCGCCAGCCCACAAGACGGATGCGTCGAAGAAGATCATCCGGACGATTCTCCAGCAACTCGAGGAGGAAGGCCTCGTCTCCCAGGAGGGAAGCGCCGGTCGAATTGCCACGCCGGAGGGCCGCAGCCTGCTCGATGGGACTGCCGGCGACGTCATCGAGGACCTGGGCGACCCCGCCCTCGAACGCTACGTTTAA
- a CDS encoding radical SAM protein: MISQGCEQCAKGGKMVLFVYGYCDERDCFYCPLGENRKNVDRVYANERPVESDEDVLAEARTMDALGASITGGEPQEAMDRTTHYITLLKDEFGEDFHVHLYTGITGGRENMRALAAAGLDEIRFHPPLELWGDLHGTEWENILYVAREEGLDPAFEIPGIEAEPEFVEFVEEGAADFVNVNEFEMSHGNYRRMQAEGYELEDGHMSAVDGSRGEILEEMGKHPKVYFCTSVFKDAAQHRNRLRRMAETVKRPFDEVSDDGLLVYGVTEASQDRLAELGVPAEFYEPVDDHVEVAWWLLEEMVEEGDVASGDIVERYPTYDEQVVERTPLS, encoded by the coding sequence ATGATCTCCCAGGGGTGCGAGCAGTGCGCGAAGGGCGGCAAGATGGTGCTGTTCGTCTACGGCTACTGCGACGAACGCGATTGCTTTTACTGTCCCCTGGGGGAGAACCGCAAGAACGTCGACCGCGTCTACGCCAACGAGCGGCCGGTCGAGAGCGACGAGGACGTCCTCGCAGAGGCGCGAACGATGGACGCCCTCGGTGCGTCGATCACCGGCGGCGAGCCACAGGAGGCGATGGACCGGACCACCCACTACATCACCCTGCTCAAAGACGAGTTCGGCGAGGACTTCCACGTACACCTCTATACCGGCATCACGGGCGGGCGCGAGAACATGCGGGCGCTCGCCGCGGCCGGCCTCGACGAGATCCGGTTTCACCCACCGCTCGAGCTGTGGGGAGACCTCCACGGCACCGAGTGGGAGAACATCCTCTACGTGGCGCGGGAGGAGGGCCTCGACCCCGCCTTCGAGATCCCCGGCATCGAGGCCGAACCCGAGTTCGTCGAGTTCGTCGAGGAGGGAGCTGCCGACTTCGTCAACGTCAACGAGTTCGAGATGAGCCACGGCAACTACCGGCGGATGCAGGCCGAGGGGTACGAACTCGAGGACGGACACATGAGCGCCGTCGACGGCTCCAGGGGAGAGATCCTGGAGGAGATGGGCAAACACCCGAAGGTCTACTTCTGCACGAGCGTCTTCAAGGACGCCGCCCAGCACCGCAACCGGCTCCGGCGGATGGCCGAAACCGTAAAGCGGCCCTTCGACGAGGTGAGCGACGACGGGCTCCTCGTCTACGGAGTCACCGAAGCGAGCCAGGATCGACTGGCGGAACTGGGCGTCCCGGCTGAGTTCTACGAGCCGGTCGACGACCACGTGGAGGTGGCCTGGTGGTTACTCGAGGAGATGGTCGAGGAGGGAGACGTCGCCTCGGGCGATATCGTGGAGCGATATCCCACCTACGACGAGCAGGTCGTCGAGCGGACGCCGCTCAGCTGA